The proteins below come from a single Desulfitobacterium metallireducens DSM 15288 genomic window:
- a CDS encoding OsmC family protein gives MQVKVRNIKGMHFEGEGQSKIRTQIDSSVTNGGSGIGSSPMEMVLMAIAGCSGMDVVSILEKMRIHYQRFEITVQGDRAAEHPRVFTDIEVEYQFWGEGLEEEHVQQNLKRAIDLSVEKYCSVANMIDKVANLTYKLEINPK, from the coding sequence ATGCAAGTTAAAGTTAGAAATATTAAAGGAATGCATTTTGAAGGAGAAGGACAATCAAAAATCCGTACCCAAATCGATTCAAGTGTAACGAACGGTGGAAGTGGTATAGGATCGAGCCCGATGGAAATGGTACTCATGGCTATAGCAGGTTGTAGTGGTATGGATGTTGTATCCATTTTGGAGAAAATGCGTATTCACTATCAACGCTTTGAAATTACCGTCCAGGGCGACCGAGCAGCTGAGCATCCAAGGGTTTTTACGGATATCGAAGTTGAATATCAATTTTGGGGCGAAGGGCTTGAAGAGGAGCATGTTCAACAAAATTTAAAGCGAGCTATTGATTTATCCGTGGAAAAATACTGTAGCGTTGCCAACATGATTGACAAAGTTGCTAATTTAACGTACAAATTGGAAATCAACCCAAAATGA
- a CDS encoding phosphodiester glycosidase family protein, which yields MKKRKMRTQKIRWKMIISFIAFNLVCVTILAPFIVFWGPFEAIKVMAVGSIATSRHPQVVQLFLSEEKISEIMHTYDSAGASTGLNVETAQVMNDPSSGITIEDIKGQNFKGKVMLIKDPTRIKVAVTQEIGVAGERLSDFVKDTNAVAAINAGGFYDLNGKGNGAFPDGLTVHNGDIVHNNVDNNQVNLIALDKKGQLTIGDMSADQIAHNNILEAVTFGPNLVVNGQPVVSGDGGWGIAPRTGIGQKADGTIIFVVIDGRQPTWSIGATLRDMMNVFIEYDAVNAVNLDGGSSSEMVYNGKVMNKLWNVFGERYLPTAFVVLPK from the coding sequence ATGAAAAAAAGGAAAATGAGGACTCAAAAAATCCGTTGGAAGATGATTATTTCCTTTATTGCATTTAATCTTGTTTGCGTAACTATCCTCGCTCCCTTTATTGTTTTTTGGGGACCCTTCGAAGCGATAAAAGTAATGGCGGTTGGCTCTATTGCAACTTCTCGACATCCGCAGGTTGTTCAACTTTTTCTTTCTGAAGAAAAAATTAGTGAAATCATGCATACGTATGATTCTGCTGGTGCATCAACGGGTCTAAATGTTGAGACCGCTCAAGTGATGAATGATCCATCCTCAGGTATAACGATTGAGGATATAAAGGGTCAGAATTTCAAAGGAAAAGTGATGCTCATTAAAGATCCGACGCGGATCAAGGTTGCAGTGACTCAGGAAATTGGAGTTGCTGGTGAACGATTGAGTGATTTCGTTAAGGATACCAATGCTGTTGCTGCAATTAACGCGGGGGGCTTCTATGACCTCAATGGAAAAGGAAATGGAGCTTTTCCTGATGGGCTAACAGTTCATAATGGAGATATTGTTCACAACAATGTCGATAATAATCAAGTCAATCTAATAGCGCTTGATAAGAAAGGCCAATTGACAATTGGGGATATGTCAGCCGATCAAATTGCTCATAACAACATTCTAGAAGCCGTAACTTTCGGACCCAATCTTGTGGTTAATGGTCAACCTGTAGTTTCTGGAGACGGAGGGTGGGGGATAGCTCCACGAACTGGTATCGGCCAAAAAGCGGATGGGACAATAATCTTTGTAGTAATTGATGGTCGACAACCTACTTGGAGTATTGGCGCAACTTTACGCGATATGATGAACGTCTTTATCGAGTATGATGCCGTGAATGCGGTTAATTTAGATGGTGGATCTTCTTCTGAGATGGTTTATAATGGTAAGGTCATGAACAAACTCTGGAATGTATTTGGAGAACGTTATCTTCCAACAGCTTTTGTTGTGTTGCCAAAATAA